The Peribacillus simplex genome contains the following window.
TACTAGAATGTATAAATGAAAGCAATTGGTAGAGGAAGAAAAGTCAATCCATTTCCCCTTCACCTGTTTGCAAGTTCTACAAAAATTTCCCTCATCTGTTACGTTAAATACCGTATATTTTTTCCTTTTTATCCGTATACTGTAATACCAAATAAAGTAAAGGAGTTGAGCCGATGAATCTGAATTCTAGTCTATTTAATAATAATAAAAATAGATTGAGCCGCATCCTGCATGAAGATACGGATGCATCCAAACAAATTTCCCAGGAATTAATCAACCTTCTACCAACTGGAAAGCTTCAAACAATCGTCATCGTCTGTATAGGCACAGACCGTTCTACAGGCGATTCCCTCGGACCACTTGTCGGCACTCTGCTAAGTGAAAAAGCTGAAAACAGTTCTTCATCGTTCCATGTTTATGGTACTTTAGATGACCCTATACATGCGATGAATTTATCGGAAAAATTAAATGAAATAAAAAAGATTCATACCAATCCATTTATAGTCGGAATCGATGCTTGCTTAGGGAAGATGAAAAGTGTCGGTATTGTCCAAATCGGTCAAGGACCAGTGAAACCAGGTGCTGGGGTCAATAAAGATCTTCCTTCCGTTGGAAATGCCCATATAACAGGAATCGTGAATGTAAGTGGCTTCATGGAGTTCATGGTCTTGCAAAACACTCGTCTTAATCTTGTGCTAAAAATGGCCAAAACCATCGCCGAGGGGATTTATGAAGCACAAAATCATTATCCAGTAAAACCTTCCATCACTCCTTTCACATTGTCATTCAAGCAAGAAAAAACCCTTTGATCTGTTTTGCTGATCAAAAAAATGAAGGAAGGGATTATTCCCTTCCTTCTTTTATTTAGGCTGTTTTCACATACTATGTTGCTATTTACCAGGTAGTGAGTTGTGGTTGATTTCCCCTCCAGATGCTCGCTTTCCTTGGTGCGGGCGGTGAGCCTCCTCGGCGTAAACGCCTGTGGGGCCTCACCTGTCCCGCTGCTCCCGCAGGAGTCTCGCACTTCCGCTCCAATCACCCTTAAATAGTTTCGTTTTAAAAACAACAATCTTTACGAAAAGAGCCTTTATTTAAAAATAATACATGATTGTAACTAAAATGGCGGTGATCATTATGCCAGGAAGCAGATTAGCCACCCTTATTTTGGTGACACCGATAATATTCAAACCAATTGCTAAAATCATGACTCCCCCAGTTGCCGTCATTTCCAGTATGAAGGAATCCATTAAAGCAGTTGGGATCAGCGTATTAATCTGTCTTGAAAAAATTGCTATCAAGCCCTCATAAAGAATGACCGGAAATGCCGAAAAAAGTACTCCTATGCCAAGCGTACTGGCGAGGACCAGTGCTGTAAATCCATCGATGATCGCTTTTGTTATCAAAACGTCATGATCATTCCGGATACCGCTATCCATGGCACCGATAATGGCCATCGCCCCAATGCCAAATATGAGCGTAGCCGTTACAAACCCCTGGGATATCGAAATTCCTTCTTTCGCTTTCATCCTGCGTTCAATCCAATTGCCTAAAGAATTAAGCCTAGCCTCAAGATTCATCCATTCCCCAAGGACAGCCCCTCCAACAATACTTAAAATGACAATAAGAAATTGATCACTTTTAAGCCCCATCTGCAAGCCTAAGACCATGACGGCTAAACCAATTCCACTCATGACCGTTTCTTTTATCTTTTCAGGTATATGTTGCAAAAACCTTCCCAAAATCGAACCGATTAAAATGCAGGCACCATTCACCAAAGCCCCTAATAATACCATCTCATTCACCTAATTTTCCACAGTAAAAAATAGATTAAACCTCTGATGCCACTTTTTTTCATAAAGGCTATCTAAGAGGAAATGTTCTCTTGATCGATCAAGTCCAAAATTCTCTCCAGATCTTCTTTTGAAAAGAATTCGATTTCTATTTTCCCTTTTTTCTTGCTTTGTTTTATCGTT
Protein-coding sequences here:
- the yyaC gene encoding spore protease YyaC; protein product: MNLNSSLFNNNKNRLSRILHEDTDASKQISQELINLLPTGKLQTIVIVCIGTDRSTGDSLGPLVGTLLSEKAENSSSSFHVYGTLDDPIHAMNLSEKLNEIKKIHTNPFIVGIDACLGKMKSVGIVQIGQGPVKPGAGVNKDLPSVGNAHITGIVNVSGFMEFMVLQNTRLNLVLKMAKTIAEGIYEAQNHYPVKPSITPFTLSFKQEKTL
- a CDS encoding DUF554 domain-containing protein, whose product is MVLLGALVNGACILIGSILGRFLQHIPEKIKETVMSGIGLAVMVLGLQMGLKSDQFLIVILSIVGGAVLGEWMNLEARLNSLGNWIERRMKAKEGISISQGFVTATLIFGIGAMAIIGAMDSGIRNDHDVLITKAIIDGFTALVLASTLGIGVLFSAFPVILYEGLIAIFSRQINTLIPTALMDSFILEMTATGGVMILAIGLNIIGVTKIRVANLLPGIMITAILVTIMYYF